The DNA sequence ACGCAACCTCGCGGGACCGCTGCGCGACCTGCGCGCCGCGTTCGCGAACGCGCCGCGACAGGTCGACGGAACCGGCGGCACCGTCGCGCGAGTGGCCGACGAGCTCGACGCGGCGGTCGAAGCCGCGGTCGACACCGTCGCGCGCCGGCACGCCGAGGAGCTCGCGGAGTTCGATGCCGACATGGAGCGGCACGGCTACTCCGACCGAGACGCGCAGCGGCTACGACGCCGGCTCGAGGATCGTCAGAAGCGCGAGGTGCGGCGCGCGCGCATCGACCTGCTGACCGAAGGCGTCACCGCGATCGAGTCGGTGTACCGCGACGCGCTCGGGTCTCCCGCGAGCCCGCTCAACGCCGACCTCGCGCCGCTCGCGGTCAACGCGCGGGCGGTCGGTGTCGCGCTCGACGCCTGCCGCGCCGCGCGTGAGGCGTTCCTCATCAACGAGAAGGGCCTCGTGCGGCTTCAGTATCTGCTGTTGTCGCTCCCCGCGGCGGGGAACTAGCAGACGCCCTCCGCGCCGCCCGGTCCGCCGTAATAGAAGAACGACGGCGTTGCGCCCGCCGCACGCGTGTACTTGATCGTGTAACACGTCGAGGTCGCGCTCGGGGTCAACGCCGTCGCGTGGTATTGGCCTTTCGGCGTGATGTACTCGATCCCGCTCTGGTACGCGGCCTTGTGCACGCCGGCCTTCGCGAACTTGCCGCTGCCCATCGCCGGCCACGGTGCCGATGTGACGCTGGCGTTCACCTCACCGCCGAAGTCGACCTCGGTCGCGTTCTTCGACATCTGCCCGCCGTTGTAGACCGACGTCGGGAAATAGCCGATGTACGTGTCGTTGATGTTGAGCCACCACCTGCCGCCGGTGAGGAACCAGTACTGAGCGAAGTGGTCGTCGACGGTCGGCGTGCTGCAGCACGGCTTCACCGGAGCACCGATACCGACGCTGTTGTCCGTCTGCACGAACGCGCCGCAGGTCAGGTTGTAACAGCCGGTGTGGTTGTAGCCGTCGGCGGTGAAGTAGACGAAGAGGATGGGCTTCTTCGGAGAGAACCCGAGGTCTTTCGTCCATCCCGCTTCCGCGGTTTGCAGGTTCGAACCCGATCCTCCGGTGACCCACTGCTGCGACAGGCTGTGGTCGTCGCCACCGACGGCCGGAGGCAGCTTCGGGTTCCAGACGCTGATGGTCGACAGCGCGCCGAAGTTCTTCACGAGCTGAAACGCGTGCGCGTAGCGGTAGGTGCTGGCGTCGACGGCGGCGCGGGGGGCCTTGCCGCGCGACAGGAACGCGCGCACGCTCGTGTAGCGCGCCATCTGGTCGAGCGTCGTGCGTTGCATCGGCACCGTGCCGGCCGCGCAGGAGACCACTGCACCCCGTGCGTCGGTTCCCTCGGTTGTCCAGAGCTTCGAGTGAGCGGTGGATGCGCCCGGCATGGGCGCGGGCGTCGGCGCGATCGCGCGCCCGCGCGCCGAGGGCTGGCTGGCGATCGTGACACAGTCGAAGTACGAGCCGTCGGTGACGAACGACCGGCGCACGTCGACGCCGCGGTAGAGCGCTTGCAGGTAGGTGCGCATCTGCGCGAACGCCGTCGCCGAGGCGACGACCCGGCCGCGCGGCGCGGCTGGCGCGTAGGTCGCGTGACCGAGCTCGGCGCGGAACTCGTCGAACGTCGTGAACGCGCGCCTGGCCGTTGGCCGCGACGACGACGCGAACGCCTGCGGACCCACGCACAGCCCCAACGCACAGACCGAAAGCAAAAGCGCCGCGAATCGGTGTCCTCGAACGACCCTCATCGTGCCCCACCCTTCTGTCGTGACCGCGTCGCTCGAAAGCGACCCGCGGTTCGCACCCCGCGGGCGACGCTACCGGTGGGGGGTGTTCAGGACAACGACCCCGGGAGGCGGCGCGGTAAGCTGCCCGCTCCCTTGCCGGGGTAGCTCAGTCGGTAGAGCAGCTCACTCGTAATGAGCAGGTCAGGAGTTCGAATCTCCTCTCCGGCTCCAGCGGCGCGCCGCGTCGCGCGTATGGATGCGTCGCGCCGCCGAGTGCGGGTGTGACCAGAGACCTCAACTCCCGGGTCGCGGCGACCGATATCTCTTCGATGCGCGCGTTGCGAATCCTCGCGGCCAGCGCCCTTCTCGTGGGAACGGCGGCGTTCGTCGTCGCGCCCGCCGAGGTCGCGACTGCCGACACGCCCGTCTCGTCCGTGAGCGCCGGTCTCGGCCACACCTGCGCGGTGACGGGCGCCGGCGGCGTGCAGTGCTGGGGTTTCAACGACTTCGGTCAGCTCGGCGACAACACCACGGTCGACCGCAGCGTGCCCGCCGACGTATCCGGTCTGACGAGCGGTGTCGCACAGGTGAGTGCGGGTGCCTATGACACGTGCGCCGTCACGACGGCGGGCGCGGTGAAGTGCTGGGGCTTCAACGACGACCACGAGCTCGGCGACGGCTCGACCGCGAGCTCGGCGGTCCCCGTCGATGTCGTGGGCGCGAGTTCCGGCGTCCGTTCGGTCGCGACCGGCGGCGTGTTTTCCTGTGCGTTGACGACGTCCGGTGCCGTGGAGTGCTGGGGCGACAACGTGGGATCGACCGCCACCGCGATTCCCGCGCTCGGAACCGGTGTGCAGGCGCTCGCCGCGGGTGACACGAGCATGTGCGCACTGACCAGCGCCGGCGCAGTCATGTGCTGGGGATTCAACGACTACGGCCAGCTCGGCGACGGCACGACGACGGACGACTGGACACCCGCCACGGTCTCCGGTCTCGCCAGCGGTGTCGTCATGATCGGTGCGGGCTCCGACCACGTGTGCGTGGTCACGGCGGCTGACGCGGTGCAGTGCTGGGGTCGCAACAACAACGGCCAGCTTGGCGACGGCACCGAGACCGAACGGCATACTCCGGTAACGATCGACGAGGTCGACGCCACCGATATCGCGTGGATCGGCGGTGGCAACGGCGAGACGTGCGTGCTGACGCATGGCGGCGGCGTCGAGTGCTGGGGAGCGGACTTGGGCCTCCAGCTCGGTGGTGCGAGCACCGATCGGAGCACGCAGCCGATGCCCGTCGTAGGCCTCGGCGCGGGGGTGGCCAGCCTCGCGATCGGCGGCGACCACGCGTGCGCGCTCACGAGCGACGATGCCCTGCAGTGCTGGGGCTTCAATGAATATGGTCAGCTCGGCGACGGTGGATCGTGGACCGAGCCGCTCGCGAAGGATGTCGTCGGTCTCGGTTCCGGGGTCACCGCGACCGGCGCGGGCTATCACCACACCTGCGCGGTCGTGAGCGGTGCGCTCGAGTGCTGGGGTCAGAACAATCGTGGTCAGCTCGGAGACGGCACGACCATCGAGCGCGACGTGCCGGTCGACGTCGTGGCGCTCGAAGCCGGGGTGTCGGCCGTCACCGGGGGCGACGTGCACACGTGCGCGCTGACCAACGCCGGCGCGGTCGACTGCTGGGGTAGCGATTCGAACGGGCGTCTCGGCGACGGCGGCACGACGCAGAGCTCGGTGCCGCTGCCGGTCTCGGGTCTCGGCAGTGGCGTCGAGCAGATCTCGGCGGGTGTGGCGCACACGTGCGCGCTCACCGTCGCCGGAGCCGTCGAGTGCTGGGGTTCGAACCACGACGGGCAGCTCGGCGACGGAACCAACGTCGACCGGCACGCGCCGGTTGCGGTGTCGGGCCTGTCGTCGGGCGTCGAACAGATCGCAGCGGGCGGCAACTTCACGTGCGCGTTGACGAACCACGGCGCCGTGAAGTGCTGGGGCTTTCCATATCTCGGCGACGGGACCACGGCCGGGAGCAACTCGCCGGTGCAGGTGTCGGGACTCACGTCGGGTGTCACGGCGATCGCGGCCGGCGGCTACTACGGCTGCGCCGTGACGACCGGCGGCGCGTTGAAGTGCTGGGGTGATGACATTGGTACCGGCGGAACGAACTTGGTTCCGACGACGGTGCCCGGCGCGAGCTCCGGGGTCGCCTCGATCGACGCGGCGGCATCGAGCGCGTGTCTGCGGACGGTCGGCGGTGCCGCGAAGTGCTGGGGTGACGACGACTTCGGGACGCTCGGAAACGGGACCAGCGGCGGCGACTACGCCTCGCCGGTCGACGTCATCGGCCTCAGCACCCACGTCACCGCGGTCGCGACCGAGGGAGATCACGCGTGTGCCATCACGACGGATCACGCGCTGCACTGCTGGGGCAACAACTCGAACGGTCAGGTCGGCATCGGCCCGGCGGGCGAGAGCTTGGTTCCCGTCGGCGTCGTGGGACTCGGCCTTGACGGCGCCGTGGCATCGGAGGCGCCGGCGAACGTCTCGGTCGGAGCCGCGAACGGAGCGGCGAACGCATCATGGACGGCGCCGGTCGATGACGGCGGCGCGGATGTCTACGGCTACGTCGTGACCGTGCTGAGCGCCACCGGCGCGACGGCGTCCGGTGTCGCGGGCTCGCATATCCGCGTGACGTCTACGGGCGTGCAGTCGTTCGCGCTCGGCAACGGCCGATCGGCGGCCGCAGGAACGAGCACGGTCTTCGCGGGCCTCAGCAACGGAACGCAGTATCGCCTCGACGTCGCGCCGCTCACCCGCGCGGGAATGGGCCGCGCGAAGTTGTCGCCTGCCGTCCAACCGCACGCGCCGGCGCCCGCCGCGAGTGGCTACTGGATGGTCGACTCGACCGGGCACGTGTACGCGTTCGGATCCGCGCACTACGCGGGCAACGCGCCGACGTCGCGCGTCGTGCACATCGAAGGGACGCCGAGCGGGCGCGGCTACTGGATCATCGACGCGGCGGGTGCCGTGTACGCGTTCGGCGACGCGCCGTACCTGTCCGGCGCGGGTGCGCTCGCGCCGGGTGAGGTCGCCGGCAGTCTGTCGTCCACGCCGACCGGGCACGGCTACTGGATCTTCACGTCGTCCGGTCGCGCGGTCGCGCGCGGAGACGCGAAGTTTTTCGGCGACCTGCGCGGTGTCGCCCTGCGCGCACCGATCGTCGCGTCGGTCGCGACGCCGACCGGCAAGGGCTACTACATGGTCGCGTCGGATGGCGGCGTGTTCGCGTTCGGTGACGCGCGCTTCCACGGGTCCACGGGCGCGATGCACCTGAACCAACCGGTCGTCGGGATCGTCGCGACGCCGGCGCACAACGGCTATTGGCTCGTCGCGTCCGACGGTGGTGTGTTCGCGTTCGACGCATCATTCCGTGGCTCCATGGGCGGGCGGCACCTCAACCGACCGATCGTCGCGATGGCGCGTTACGGCAACGGCTACGTGCTCACCGCGTCCGACGGTGGGGTGTTCGACTTCTCGGACAAGGCGTTCAGTGGCTCGCTCGGCGCGCACCCGCCGAGCAGCCCGATCGTCTCCGTCGCCGCCTTCGCAACCTCGTAACGACGCCGCGCGCGCGTCAGAAGAGCCGCAGGCGGTGCGCGATCGCGGCGGCGTCGGTGCGGCGCGCGACGCCGAGCTTGGCGAGGATGTTCGACACGTGCACGCTCGCGGTCTTGCGGCTGATGAAGAGCGCGTCCGCGATCTCGCCGTTCGAGCGGCCTTCCGCGACGAGCCGCAGCACCTCCGACTCGCGCGGCGTGAGCCCGAGGCGTTCCGCCGCGTTCGCAGCCGAGCCGTCCGCGTCACCGCCCTCTGAATCAGCAGCGGGCGCGATCGTGACGACGAGTCGCGCGCGCTTCGACAGCGCGGCGATCTCCTCTTGCAGCGGCGTCGCGCCGAGCGCGTCGGCGATCGTCGCCGCTTCCTTCAGCGCGGCGACCGCGTCGGGCGCGCGATCCGACTCGACCAGTGCTTCGCCGAGTCGGAACAGGCTGTACGCCTGCGGGAACGGCTGGTGCGTCTCGAGCCACGCGTCGGCCGCCGTCTGCCAGGCCGAGGGCTCGGGCGTGCCAACCGCGCGGGTGAGCTCCGCCGTCGCGAGGTGCCCTTCGGCCACGGCGGCCGGGAAGTCGGGGAGGCGTGCGATCATCGCGCGCAGCGCATCGATCTGTTGTGCAGACGTGCCGTCGTCGACGCGGCGTTCGTCGCGAGCCTGCTGCGCGAGGTCGGCTTCGACGCGGACGGCGACGCGCAGGAGCTCCCATCCGTAGCGCGTGCCCTCGCAGTTCTCGATCGTGAACCCTTCACGCGCGAACGCGCGCGCCTCGTCGAGCCGGCCGAAGAGCCGCGCGACCTCGGCGCGCAGCGCGCAGATCTGCACGTACTCCTGCGACGGCTGCCAGTCGAGGCCGAGCAGCGCCCGCATCGCCGTGATCTGCTCGGCGGCCGCTTCGGCTCCATCGCGGGCGAGGACCAGCTCGACGAGGTTGAGCCGGAGCCAGATCTCGCTGACGTCGGTTCGCGCGAGCGCGTCCTGCATGACACGCTCGGCTTCGTCCCATTGGCCGAGCCACGTGAGCGACTCCGCGAGGTTCGCCGCGAGGTACGAGCCACGGCTCCGGAGCAGACCGACCTCACGCGCCTGCTCGAGTCCTCGGCGCGCGATGTCGACGGCCGCTGCGCCGTTCCCGGCGACCTCGAAGACGTGCGCGAGGTTGACCGCCGCGCGCAACGCGCTGTCGTACTCGCCGAGCGACTCCGCCAGCGCGGCCGCTTCCTGCAACCACGCGATCGCCTGCTCCATGTCGGCGAGCGTTCGGGGTGTCGTGCCGAGCGTGATGAGCGGGATCACGAGGAGCTGGGGTTCGCCGGCTGCACGCGCGGCGTCGACCGCGTCGTGAGCAACCGCGATGACGCGGTCTGTCGCGCCCTCCCAGTACTGCATCACGCTCGCCAGCGTGCCGAGCACCTGCGCGCGTACCGGACCCGCGTCGGGCACGAGGCGCTGCGCGGTTTCGAGGTCGCCGAGCGCGGTCTCGCGGTCGCGCTCGCGCAGCACTCGAGCTCGACGCTCGAGCGCGAGCGCCCTGCGAATCGCGTCGCCTTCCGAACCGAGCTCTTCGATGGTCTCGGTCGCGAGCTTGACCGCGCGGTCGAGGTAGCCGGCCGTCGCCTCGACGTCGCTCGCGAGCTCGAGCAGACCGACGTGGTCCGTGCCCGCCACCGCGGCGGCGTCGGGCACCGCGTCCCAGATCTCGAGCGCGCGACTGACGTGCGCGGCAGCGTCGGCGACCGCGTACGCCTGCCGTGCCTCGCGCGTCGCGAGCATCGCGGCGTCGAGCGCGCGCGGGAGATCGTGTGCCGCGAACCGGTGGAGTGCGATCGCGCTCGCGACCGAGCCCGCGTCCGCGAGCGACGGGTCGGCGACGAGCGTGTCGGCGTACGCGGTGTGCACGCGCGCGCGGGTACCCGGTAGGAGGTCGTCGTAGATCGCGTCCTCGACCAACGCGTGACGGAACGCGAATGCGCCGGCGTCGTCGACCGCGAGCACGTGCTGCTCGACCGCTTCGCGCAGTCGCGCCTCCAACTCCGCTTCGTCGAGACCGCTCACGACGGTGATCAACCGATGCGAGACACGCCGGCCGCCGACGGCGAGCAGCTGGAGCACGCGCTGCGTCGGCTCACTGAGCCGCTCGACGCGCGCGAGCAGGACGTCGCGCAGGTGCGGTGACAGCCCGCGGCGGTCGCCCGACTGGATGACCCCGATGACTTCTTCGACGAGGAACGCGTTGCCGCCGGAGCGCTCGATCACGTCGTCGAGCAGCTGACCTTCGGCCGCGTGCCCGAGCATGCTCGCGAGCTGCGCGGCGACGTCGTCGCGTCCGAAGCGCTCGAGCGGCAGATGCTCGACGATGCGGTGGCGCTCGAGCTCGGCGAGCAGCGGACGCAGCGCATGCCGGCGGTCGATCTCGTCGGCGCGGTACGTCGCGACGAGCAGGAATCGCGAGCCGCGCACCGAGCGGACGAGGAAGCTCAGGAAGTCGAGCGTCGAGCGGTCGGCCCAGTGCAGATCCTCGATGACGAGCACGAGCGGGCGCTCGTCGGCGAGCCGTTCCAGCAGTCCGAGCAGCAACTCGAACAGACGCCCGGTACCGACCGCGTCGGATCCGTCGTCGTGACGATCGTTCGGGCCGGGCGCGGGCGCGAGCTCGAAGAGCACGCGCGACAAGTCGCGGCGCGCGGTGCCGAGCAACGCGTCGAGATGCTGCGCCTCGGTCGTGCGCACGAGATCGCGCAACGCGTCGGCGAGCGGCGCGAAGGGCAGGCCCTCGCCCGCGAGCTCCACGCTCGACCCGGTGAGCACGCGTGCACCGTCGGCCGCGGCGCGTGCCGCGGCCTCGTGCACGAGCCGGGTCTTGCCGACACCGGCCTCGCCTCCCACGAGCACCACCGCGGGATCTCCGCTCGCGCTGCGCTCCTGCGCGGCCGCGAGCCGTGCGAGCTCCTTGGTGCGTCCCACCATCTCGGGTGTGACGAACGGTGCCGGCATCGAACGCAGCGTAAATGCGGAGAGCGGGCGGCCACCAAGGGCCGCCCGCTCCGAGCCGATCGTCACGCGCTGATCACGCGTGGTCATCGTTCACGATCGTCTGCACGACGTGCGGCGTGGCGACGGTCGCGTTCGCCGCGCCGCCGAGGTTCACGAAGAACGTCTCGTTGCCCTCGACCCTACGGTCACCGTCGATGACGACGCTGATGACCGCCGACGTCTGGCCCGCGGGGATCGTGACCGTGCCCGACGTCGCGAGGTAGTCCGAGCCTGCGGTCGCGGTCCCGTCGGCCGTCACCCAGTGGACGGTCACGTCGGCGATCGCAGGCGCGCTGAGGCGCACGGCGATGGCGCGGGTGCGCGTGCCGACGTTGCCCTCGTTCGCCGAGGTCGACGCCACGCTGATCTTCGACGCGGCCGCGACCTTGATCGTCTGCACGAGCTTCGCCGCGGTGCCCACGCCGTTCGTCGCCTGCAACGTGAAGTGGAACCGTCCCGCCGCCGCCGGCGTGCCGGTCAGGGCGCCCGCGGACGAGAGGACGAGACCGTTCGGGAGCCTGCCCGAGAGCAACTGCACGGTCGGTCGAGGCGTGCCCTCCGTGCCGTACGTCAAGGCGAACGGGTGCCCGACCTGTGCGGCGGGTGGCGTCGCGGGGTCGAACGCCGGGGCGGTCCGCGCCGCAGTCGCCTTGAACGCCGCGGCAGCCAGGCGCTTCTCGCAGAGCGCCGTGATGCGCGCGGTGCCCTTCGTGCTGCCGGCGACGACCGTGCCGGGGTCGGCGTTCCCGTTCGCGTCGGTCGTGACCGAGATCGCGTGCGGCGACGACGCGTCGGCCGCGGCGAAGCTCACGAGCCCGTCGTAGTCGACGAACGACACCGAGCATCCGGCGATCGGGTCACCGACCGAGTCGGTGACGTGGGCCACGGGGTCGTGCGCGAACGCCGTCCCGACGGTCGCGGAGGCGGTCGCGGGCGTGAGCGTCACCTTCGACGGGAGTCCCGGCGCGACGTCGACCTCTTCGACCCAGCTCGTGAGGCCGGCTTCGTTGTACGCGTTCACCGTCATCATGTACGTGCCGGCCTTCGTCGGCGTGCCGGAGAGGACACCCGAGTTGTCCATCGTCATGCCGGGTGGCAGCGCGCCGGTCGCCGCGAGCAGCGGCTGCGGCCAGCCGGTCGCCGAGTACTGCGTCGCCGCGAACTCGCCGGCCGTGGGCTGCAAGGCGGGCGCCACGATGGGCTGGGGCGCGACCGCGGTCCCGAAGAGCAGGCTCACCGAGCCGTTGCCGCCGATCGACGACGTGAGTCCGTTGTAGAGGTCGGCCCAGGGCGTCACGTACGACGAGCCGCCGCCGCCGCTGCCGTCACCCGCGCCGCCGCCGCCGCCGTAGTAGCCGGCACCGCCGCCACCACCGCCATTGCAGCCGTCGGCGCCGCCGCGGCCGCCCTGCTGGTAGTCGCCCACGCTCGCGAAGTTGTTGCCGCCGTCGGTGCCGACGCCGGGGACGCCACCGACCGATTGCGTCCCGCCGCCCGCGGCGTGGCTCGGGTCGGGGTCGACGCTCGTGCCCGGGTCGCCGTTCGGCACGTCGCCGTTGCCGCCGCGCATCTGGAAGCGCGCGCCGCCGCCCGCGCCCGCGACGAACATCGGGTAGTCGATCTGCTCACCGGAGAAGAACGCGGTCTCGCCCCCGCCGCCCCCGCTGGCGTGGCAGTCCGTTCCGACCGCGCCGACGCCGCCGCCGCCGAAG is a window from the Acidimicrobiia bacterium genome containing:
- a CDS encoding neprosin family prolyl endopeptidase, whose translation is MGPQAFASSSRPTARRAFTTFDEFRAELGHATYAPAAPRGRVVASATAFAQMRTYLQALYRGVDVRRSFVTDGSYFDCVTIASQPSARGRAIAPTPAPMPGASTAHSKLWTTEGTDARGAVVSCAAGTVPMQRTTLDQMARYTSVRAFLSRGKAPRAAVDASTYRYAHAFQLVKNFGALSTISVWNPKLPPAVGGDDHSLSQQWVTGGSGSNLQTAEAGWTKDLGFSPKKPILFVYFTADGYNHTGCYNLTCGAFVQTDNSVGIGAPVKPCCSTPTVDDHFAQYWFLTGGRWWLNINDTYIGYFPTSVYNGGQMSKNATEVDFGGEVNASVTSAPWPAMGSGKFAKAGVHKAAYQSGIEYITPKGQYHATALTPSATSTCYTIKYTRAAGATPSFFYYGGPGGAEGVC
- a CDS encoding AAA family ATPase gives rise to the protein MPAPFVTPEMVGRTKELARLAAAQERSASGDPAVVLVGGEAGVGKTRLVHEAAARAAADGARVLTGSSVELAGEGLPFAPLADALRDLVRTTEAQHLDALLGTARRDLSRVLFELAPAPGPNDRHDDGSDAVGTGRLFELLLGLLERLADERPLVLVIEDLHWADRSTLDFLSFLVRSVRGSRFLLVATYRADEIDRRHALRPLLAELERHRIVEHLPLERFGRDDVAAQLASMLGHAAEGQLLDDVIERSGGNAFLVEEVIGVIQSGDRRGLSPHLRDVLLARVERLSEPTQRVLQLLAVGGRRVSHRLITVVSGLDEAELEARLREAVEQHVLAVDDAGAFAFRHALVEDAIYDDLLPGTRARVHTAYADTLVADPSLADAGSVASAIALHRFAAHDLPRALDAAMLATREARQAYAVADAAAHVSRALEIWDAVPDAAAVAGTDHVGLLELASDVEATAGYLDRAVKLATETIEELGSEGDAIRRALALERRARVLRERDRETALGDLETAQRLVPDAGPVRAQVLGTLASVMQYWEGATDRVIAVAHDAVDAARAAGEPQLLVIPLITLGTTPRTLADMEQAIAWLQEAAALAESLGEYDSALRAAVNLAHVFEVAGNGAAAVDIARRGLEQAREVGLLRSRGSYLAANLAESLTWLGQWDEAERVMQDALARTDVSEIWLRLNLVELVLARDGAEAAAEQITAMRALLGLDWQPSQEYVQICALRAEVARLFGRLDEARAFAREGFTIENCEGTRYGWELLRVAVRVEADLAQQARDERRVDDGTSAQQIDALRAMIARLPDFPAAVAEGHLATAELTRAVGTPEPSAWQTAADAWLETHQPFPQAYSLFRLGEALVESDRAPDAVAALKEAATIADALGATPLQEEIAALSKRARLVVTIAPAADSEGGDADGSAANAAERLGLTPRESEVLRLVAEGRSNGEIADALFISRKTASVHVSNILAKLGVARRTDAAAIAHRLRLF
- a CDS encoding putative Ig domain-containing protein, giving the protein MRPFLRSVTVLAGSVAMAATMATLGAGAAHATQTGEIDFTSPALYRWTAPAGVDSAEIVLRGAQGGSQTASDGTTTPGGNGALVEAEVPIVAGQTYTVIVGGEGGSVTDAVGEVLGGAGGYGFGGGGVGAVGTDCHASGGGGGETAFFSGEQIDYPMFVAGAGGGARFQMRGGNGDVPNGDPGTSVDPDPSHAAGGGTQSVGGVPGVGTDGGNNFASVGDYQQGGRGGADGCNGGGGGGAGYYGGGGGAGDGSGGGGSSYVTPWADLYNGLTSSIGGNGSVSLLFGTAVAPQPIVAPALQPTAGEFAATQYSATGWPQPLLAATGALPPGMTMDNSGVLSGTPTKAGTYMMTVNAYNEAGLTSWVEEVDVAPGLPSKVTLTPATASATVGTAFAHDPVAHVTDSVGDPIAGCSVSFVDYDGLVSFAAADASSPHAISVTTDANGNADPGTVVAGSTKGTARITALCEKRLAAAAFKATAARTAPAFDPATPPAAQVGHPFALTYGTEGTPRPTVQLLSGRLPNGLVLSSAGALTGTPAAAGRFHFTLQATNGVGTAAKLVQTIKVAAASKISVASTSANEGNVGTRTRAIAVRLSAPAIADVTVHWVTADGTATAGSDYLATSGTVTIPAGQTSAVISVVIDGDRRVEGNETFFVNLGGAANATVATPHVVQTIVNDDHA